A stretch of Caenibius tardaugens NBRC 16725 DNA encodes these proteins:
- a CDS encoding GNAT family N-acetyltransferase → MADLIPLADIDPALIEDLLDRAFEPGRQTRTAYRIREGMEWLPGLSFAAVDEDGYLVGTIQSWPVALVDPAGRQHPMVMVGPVAVVPERQGEGYGKALVLALIGALDNRAPLPLVMIGDEEYYGRFFGFTAAPTQHWQVPGPVDHKRLLVRCAQTAVLPREGTLGPWRG, encoded by the coding sequence ATGGCTGACCTGATTCCCCTTGCCGATATCGATCCCGCACTGATCGAGGACCTGCTTGATCGCGCATTCGAGCCGGGCCGACAGACACGCACCGCCTATCGCATTCGCGAAGGGATGGAGTGGCTGCCCGGCCTCAGCTTCGCGGCCGTGGACGAGGACGGCTATCTGGTCGGGACGATCCAGTCGTGGCCCGTGGCGCTTGTCGATCCGGCGGGCCGCCAGCATCCGATGGTTATGGTCGGCCCGGTTGCCGTCGTCCCCGAAAGGCAGGGCGAAGGCTATGGCAAGGCGCTGGTTCTTGCGCTGATCGGTGCGCTTGATAATCGCGCGCCCTTGCCGCTGGTGATGATCGGCGACGAGGAATATTACGGTCGTTTCTTCGGCTTTACCGCCGCCCCCACGCAGCACTGGCAAGTGCCCGGGCCGGTGGATCACAAACGCCTTCTGGTCCGCTGCGCACAAACCGCCGTGTTGCCCCGCGAAGGCACGCTGGGGCCTTGGCGCGGCTGA
- a CDS encoding DUF1285 domain-containing protein, giving the protein MPYEPPPDLATLSLEDIAALAQARDLPPVDQWRPTQVADSLMQITADGRWFHDGGEITRPAMIRAFSSLLWRDGDGQHWLVTPQEKQAIAVDDAAFIATDLVQQDGALAFRLNTDDIIVAGPDHPIIARGDADTPALYLAVRHGTEARLNRSTYAQLVELALASDDLSVISTGARFSLVPA; this is encoded by the coding sequence ATGCCTTACGAACCGCCCCCCGATCTCGCCACGCTGTCGCTGGAAGACATTGCCGCACTGGCGCAGGCCCGCGATCTGCCGCCTGTGGATCAATGGCGCCCAACGCAAGTTGCCGACAGCCTGATGCAGATCACGGCGGACGGGCGCTGGTTCCATGATGGCGGCGAAATTACCCGGCCAGCCATGATACGGGCCTTTTCCTCGCTTCTCTGGCGTGACGGCGATGGCCAACACTGGCTGGTGACGCCACAGGAAAAGCAAGCCATCGCAGTGGACGATGCCGCCTTCATCGCGACCGATCTGGTGCAACAGGATGGGGCGCTGGCCTTTCGCCTGAATACCGACGACATCATTGTCGCCGGGCCGGATCATCCGATTATCGCCCGTGGCGATGCGGATACGCCCGCACTCTATCTCGCCGTCCGCCACGGCACGGAAGCCCGCCTGAACCGCAGCACTTATGCCCAGCTTGTCGAACTGGCTCTCGCCAGTGACGATCTCTCTGTCATCAGCACCGGTGCGCGCTTTTCACTGGTGCCGGCATGA
- a CDS encoding NUDIX hydrolase produces the protein MSTMAERLRRLHTAGHATDTDLRDESGVFTSGDYRPAAVLAAITERERPGFLFIHRPSTMRAHPGQVAFPGGKIDGDETPVEAALREAWEELGIRDRDVTIIGESDVYLTGSGYAVTPVIAIVPPDIQITPNPTEVAQWFEAPVDFVFDTANHHREYGFWGGKQRSYTEIMWQDHRIWGVTAGIIANLSRRIAWKDMAYD, from the coding sequence ATGAGCACGATGGCCGAACGTCTGCGCCGCCTGCACACCGCTGGCCACGCAACCGATACCGACCTGCGCGATGAAAGCGGCGTGTTCACCAGCGGGGACTATCGCCCCGCCGCCGTTCTTGCCGCGATAACAGAGCGGGAACGCCCCGGGTTCCTGTTCATTCACCGCCCTAGCACGATGCGCGCGCACCCCGGCCAGGTCGCCTTTCCCGGCGGCAAGATCGATGGCGACGAAACCCCGGTCGAAGCGGCGCTGCGCGAGGCATGGGAAGAACTGGGCATTCGGGATCGCGATGTCACGATCATCGGGGAAAGCGATGTCTATCTCACCGGATCAGGCTATGCCGTTACCCCGGTAATCGCGATTGTGCCCCCCGACATCCAGATTACCCCCAACCCCACGGAAGTGGCGCAATGGTTCGAAGCGCCGGTGGATTTCGTGTTTGATACGGCAAACCATCACCGCGAATATGGCTTTTGGGGCGGCAAGCAACGCAGCTACACCGAAATCATGTGGCAGGATCACCGCATCTGGGGCGTGACAGCCGGGATCATCGCCAACCTGTCCAGACGGATTGCCTGGAAGGATATGGCCTATGACTGA
- a CDS encoding CCA tRNA nucleotidyltransferase: protein MTERLPAVPWTRRKDLAALVDALGPGNLRWVGGAVRDTLLDLPVKDIDGATTLPPNEVIARAKKAGLRTVPTGIDHGTVTVLLPDGPVEVTTLRHDVSTDGRRATVAYASDWRDDAARRDFTINALYADPVTRDIFDYHDGLADLAARRVRFIGDAQERIREDHLRILRYFRFQARFGAELDPQAEQACTELAETLKGLSRERVAMELLNLLALPDPSSTVARMFALGILPVILPETHAPQIAALQRLIAAERNAGIAPDPLRRLAALIPAAEPIADSVAARLRLSGKQRKRLASIAERKPDDTDHPRMLAYREGMEAAVDRLLIAGHPITALHGWSIPELPIKGRDVVAAGVTAGPLVARTLRTVENRWLAEGFPDANRVAEILAEVLGQRD from the coding sequence ATGACTGAGCGCCTGCCCGCTGTGCCGTGGACGCGACGCAAGGATCTGGCCGCGCTGGTCGACGCGCTTGGCCCCGGCAATCTGCGCTGGGTGGGCGGCGCCGTGCGCGATACGTTGCTCGACCTTCCGGTGAAGGATATCGATGGCGCCACCACCCTGCCGCCGAACGAGGTCATCGCCCGCGCGAAGAAAGCGGGATTGCGGACCGTTCCCACCGGAATCGACCACGGCACGGTCACGGTTCTGCTGCCCGATGGACCGGTCGAAGTCACGACGCTGCGGCATGATGTATCCACCGATGGCCGCCGCGCGACTGTGGCCTATGCCAGCGACTGGCGCGACGATGCCGCGCGCCGCGATTTCACAATCAACGCACTCTACGCCGATCCGGTAACGCGCGACATTTTCGATTACCATGATGGCCTTGCCGATCTCGCCGCGCGGCGCGTGCGGTTTATCGGCGATGCGCAGGAACGCATCCGCGAAGATCACTTGCGCATCCTGCGCTATTTCCGGTTTCAGGCCCGGTTCGGGGCCGAGCTTGACCCGCAGGCGGAACAGGCCTGCACCGAACTGGCCGAAACGCTCAAAGGGCTGAGCCGCGAACGCGTGGCGATGGAACTGCTTAACCTGCTGGCGCTGCCCGATCCTTCATCCACTGTGGCGCGCATGTTTGCGCTGGGCATACTCCCCGTCATCCTGCCGGAAACGCATGCCCCGCAGATCGCGGCACTGCAGCGACTGATCGCCGCAGAGCGGAACGCGGGCATCGCGCCTGATCCTCTGCGCCGCCTCGCCGCACTGATCCCCGCCGCTGAACCGATCGCGGACAGCGTGGCCGCACGCCTGCGCCTGTCGGGCAAGCAACGCAAACGTCTGGCCTCTATCGCGGAACGGAAACCGGACGATACCGATCATCCCCGCATGCTGGCCTATCGCGAAGGTATGGAAGCCGCAGTGGATCGTCTGCTGATCGCCGGGCACCCGATTACCGCCCTGCATGGCTGGTCCATTCCCGAATTGCCGATCAAAGGCAGGGATGTCGTCGCCGCCGGGGTAACCGCAGGCCCGCTCGTCGCACGTACGCTACGGACGGTCGAGAATCGCTGGTTGGCCGAAGGTTTCCCGGATGCGAATCGCGTTGCGGAAATTCTTGCGGAGGTCCTCGGCCAGCGCGATTGA